The Bacteroidota bacterium sequence GCTTCAATAATTTAGATTAAAAAAAAGTTATTTAAAACAATATTTTTTTTCCTTTCGCGTTAAAAATTTTAGTAACTTTAGTAGACCCAAATTACAATAACTGTAACACTTTTTGTTCTGCTATTTTAGAAGACAGATTTATGATTAATTGACGAAGTTGAAGTTTACCATATCCTTCTTTTTTTGAACTCAATAGTTTTAGTTTCATACCGAATACCTGTCTTCACGACTAAGTACATTTTGAAGTAACGCCTAAATTTTGTTATTATGAAGTTCACATCTACAATTTTAGCACTACTGCTCTCATTAGGTGCAGTTTTTGCTCAGGGTCAATTAGAATTAACAGTAAATGACATCAACATCGACAAAGGTAAGATTATGGTCGCTATTTATAATTCTAATAAATCATTCCTAAAACACCCCTTTAAAATTGAAAAAAAAGAATCAGATGATGAATCTGTTACGCTAAGTTTCAGCAACTTACCTGAAGGTTTTTACGCTATTTCAATTTATCAGGACAACAATGAAGACAACGAACTTAACATTGGAAGATTTGGACCTAAAGAGCCACACGGTTTTTCTAACAATCTGGATATAAAATTTACTGATGTTAAATTTTCGGAAGCTAAGTTTAAGGTCATTCCTTATGAGACTTCTACACAAAGTATTTCGCTGAAGTAATTATTATGAATTATTAATTCTGAGTTTTTATTCCGCGTAAAGAACGCAATTGCGTAGCACATCATGAAGACCTTTGAAAATTAACTTATTCTGAATTAAGATAAAAATACAAAGCTCGCAAAGTCGTGTAAAACGACAACAATAGATACGACGTGTTCAAAATTATTCACGATAATTTTAATATATAGTTACCGCTAAGCTTCGCTAATAAATAAACCCATCTAAAACATTATCTCTTTGCGAGAAAAAAATATGCGTAGAATATCGCACTCCTCATAAAATAATGTTGATCCAAATTGACTTGATTCAAAATATGATCCCAAGCCAAATTCAGGGCAAAAAAAAACTCCCGACTACAAAAGTAATCAGGAGTTATTAAAAGATTGGCAGCGACCTACTTTCCCGCCCTTTCGGGGAGTATCATCGGCGCGGTTGGGCTTAACTTCTCTGTTCGGAATGGTAAGAGGTGTTCACCAAC is a genomic window containing:
- a CDS encoding DUF2141 domain-containing protein, giving the protein MKFTSTILALLLSLGAVFAQGQLELTVNDINIDKGKIMVAIYNSNKSFLKHPFKIEKKESDDESVTLSFSNLPEGFYAISIYQDNNEDNELNIGRFGPKEPHGFSNNLDIKFTDVKFSEAKFKVIPYETSTQSISLK